The DNA sequence ACAATTGGGACCCGATCCGCTGCAAGGATTTCAGCTCCATTACCTTGACCTCCTGCGATCCCATCGGCACCTCACTCAACCGAATCATTGTAACCGGCAGGCTGATTGCCGTTGATGCCATATAGCCCGGCAACCGGTATATCCAGTTTCTTCGAGGAGAAAAAAATGACCACGACAACATTGAAAACCCTCTCGGTTGCAACCGCCGTTATGCTCACTGTCAGCTCCTTAGGCGGTCTAACCGGAAGCGCAGCCGCCCCATATGGGGGTGCAAGGGCCCTTTCTGCTGTGCAGCGGGGCACCGTAACCATTGAGGAGCCGCCTGTCCCCTTGGCTGACCGTTCCTCCACTGCCCGCTATCCCAGTGCTCCCGGCACTTCCACCAGCGGCAATTCGCTGGTTACCATCGATTCCTCCAATATGGGCGAAGGCTATGTGATGATTCAGTATTCCGGCTCTGCCTCTAAGGTAAAGGTTCAAATTACCAAGGCTGGGCGCACAACCTACACCTATGACCTGAACACTGGCGGCAAATTCGAGGTTTTTCCACTCACCAACGGGGATGGCTCCTACACCATCAATGTATACGAAAACGTATACAGCAACCAATATGCGCTGGGCTACGGCACCACACTGGAGGTAACGCTAAACAGCTCTACCCTGCCTTTTTTGTATCCCAGCCAGTATGTGAACTACAACGCCCAATCCAACACCGTGAAAAAGGGGGCAGAGCTGGCGGGAAGCGCCGATTCCGAGCTGGCTTTGGTTTCCAAGATATACAATTACTGCATCCAGAACATCACCTATGATTACAACAAGGCCGCCACCATTAAATCGGGGTATCTCCCGGTGGTGGATACCATTTTATCCACCGGCACCGGTATCTGCTTTGATTATGCCGCCGTGATGACTGCCATGCTCCGCAGCCAGAATATCCCCACCCAGCTTCATGTGGGCTATGTCTCCGGCGGGATTTACCACGCTTGGATCAACACCTACATCACCGATGTGGGCTGGGTGAACAACATTATTTATTTTGACGGCAAAAGCTGGAAGATGATGGACCCTACCTTTGCCTCCAGCGGCGGCCAAAGCAGTGAAATCATGGCCTTTATCGGCAACGGCACCAACTACAGTGTGCAGTATATCTATTGATGCGAATCAAGTCACAAAGGAGTATCGCATATGGAAAACACACAAACCGCCGGGACTGCAAGCTCCCGAACTTCGCTCTCCCCCACTGAGCTCGCCGCTTTCTGCGCTCAGATTGCCATGATCCTTAAATCCGGTATTGGGATCAGCGAAGGCATTTCTATTATGCTGGAGGATACAAAGAATCCCCAAGGGCGTATTATCCTGACCGCTGTTCTGGGGCAGGTGGAAGCAGGCAGGCCTTTGTATCAGGCTTTGGAGGATACCGGCAGCTTCCCCAAATATGTGGTGGATATGACTGAAATCGGCGAAACCACCGGCAGGCTGGATGACGTAATGGATTCTCTAAGCGCTTACTACGAACGGGAAGAAGCCGTGGCCCGCAACATCAAGAACGCCGTAACCTATCCGCTGATTATGATCGGCATGATGCTGTTGGTGATTGCGGTGCTGCTTGTCAAGGTCATGCCCATTTTCAATCAGGTATACCGCCAGCTGGGCAGTGAAATGACCGGGTTCTCGCAGGGTGTTCTGCATTTGGGAGCGGTCGTTGGGCAGTATGCCTTTGTGATTTTAGGCGTTCTGGCCGTTTTGGTGTTTGGCTACATCCTGCTGCGGGTTACCGCGGACGGCAAGCGAGCATTGGCCCGCTTTCGGTCGGGGTTTTTCCTGACCCGTAAATTCTATGCCGATATCGCCTCCGGGCGCTTTGCCTCCGCTATGGCCATGGCTCTTTCCAGCGGCTTGGATGTGGATCAGGCACTGGACATGGTTTATCGGCTGGTGGATAACGAATATTTTCAGGGCAAGCTGGACGCCTGCCGGGATTATATGAAGCAGGGGCTCACCTTTTCGGATGCCTTGGTCAAGGCGGAAGTTTTCAGTGGCGTTTACGCCCGTATGGTAACGGTGGGCTTTAAAACCGGCTCGGTGGATGTGGTGATGGCCAAGCTGGCTCAGCGCTACGAACAAGAGGTGGATAACCGGATGAACAGTGTGATTTCCATTCTGGAGCCCACACTGGTGGCGGTGCTTTCCATTATTGTGGGGCTGGTTTTGCTTTCGGTTATGCTGCCCCTCATGGGAATTATGTCCTCTATCGGATAAAAGGAGCCCTGTATGAGAAACCGGTTCTCACAAAAGAAAAAAAGGCAGCTTGCCACCGGCATTCTGATGCCTGTGGTGCTTTTCCTGATGATATTGTGCTTATTCTTATGGGGGCTGGCGGGCCTTGGCAAAACCTCATGGGAACAGCGCCTGAGCGCTGTGGAAAGGGCTATCACCCAATCTGCGGTTCAGTGCTATGCCATTGAGGGGCAATATCCTCCCGACATCGCCTATTTGGAGGAAAACTACGGCCTGACCGTGGATCACGAAACCTATGTGGTGCAGTATAGGGCCATAGGCGGCAATCTGATGCCAGACATTCTGGTGATTCCCAGAAGCTTCTGATTCTTTCAACACCGGCAGGAGGTTTGTTCCATGAAGGTTGCACCGGGAAAACCCAGCGGCCATATGATCGATATCCTTTTCACACTGGCGCTTTTCTGCGTTTTTGCGGCTTCCTCTCTCATGGTGGTGCTCATGGGCGCCAACATCTATAGGGGAACCACCCAAAAAATGAATTCGAATTTTGATACCCGAACCTCCATTACATATGTAGCCACCAAAATCCGGCAGAATGACCAGGCAGGCGCCGTTTTTGTGGATCAGGTGGGGGATACCCCCGCTCTGGTGCTGGAACAGCAGGTGGGTGACAGCCGCTACCAGACTTGGATTTACCACTGGAACGGCATGCTGATGGAGGTTTTTACGGCACAGGGCAACGCCTTTGAACCGGCCAGCGGCCAGCAGATTCTGGAGGTACCTGTTTTTGAGATTCAGAAAGAAGGCAGTCTGCTAAAATTCACCTCGGTGGATGCACAGGGCCTGCCGGTTTCTCTGCTGATTGCACCCCGCACCGGTGCGGAAGAGGGGGCAAACCTATGAACAACCGCTCCTCCAAATCCGGGCTTTTTCTTGTGGAACTGATTGCTGCCATTCTGTTTTTTGCTGTGGCCTGCGCTGTATGCACCCAGCTTTTTGTCCGGGCCCATCTCACCAGCCAAAGGAGCGGGGATTTGACCCACGGTGTCATTGCGGCTCAGAATGCCGCCGAATGCTTTAAGGCCTCCCCCGATGATCCGGAGGCTGTGGCCTTGTTGCTGGGTGGGCGCTACCAGACTGAAAGCGGTGAAATAGAGGTTTCCTACGGCCGGGATTGGCAGGCCTTGGAGCAAGGCAGCTCAGGGGATGAAAAATACCGTATGACCGTTTACCTCAAGGCGGAGCCCTTTCTGGAAACGGCCGCCATCACAGTTTGGGCCACCGATTCCCCTAAAGAAGCCCTCTATACCCTGACAGCCAAAAAGGCCCGGGATATCCCCCAGCAGTAAGGAGAAGCTTTATGGAAAAGAAACAAACGACCGGCATCAATGTGGGCGGCTCCTCCCTGCTGATTATTTTTGTGCTGCTGTGCCTGACCACCTTTGCCACTCTATCACTGGTATCGGCCAATGCCGACCTGCGCCTCACCGAAAAAACGGCACGGGCCGCCACCGAATATTATATCGCCGACACGCTGGGAGAGGAAACCCTTGCCCAGCTCATTCCTCTGCTTCAGCAAGCCTATACACCGGGGGATTCTGCCGCTTATTTTTCCCGATTGGAAAGCAGCCTTTCTGAACTGTCCTTCCCTGCCCGGCTGGTGACAAATGAGCAGAAAACCTTTATTGAATATACAGTGCCCATCAACGAAAAACTTCAGCTGGTGGTTTCGCTGGAGCTTTTGTTCCCTCCAGGGGCAGAAGCTCCCCTGTTTCGGCGTTCCAAATGGCAGGCAGAGGCGATCCGCGAGGCGCCTGAGCTGGACGAAGAAGCCTTAAACCTATGGAACGGCGGCTTTGATGGGGCTCCCGGGTTGGTTTTTGCCGATTGATCATTTCCCTTGTGCTGGGGAGAAATCCGCTGGAAAGGAACCAAGAATGGATATATTGCAGCTTTTGCAGGATGCGGTGGAAAAAAACGCATCCGATGTCTTCATTGTGGCCGGGCTTCCGGTTACCTTTAAAATCAACGGCCATATGCTGCCTGTTGATGATACCAAGCTGGACCCCGGTGCCACCGAAGAGCTGATTCGGGGAATTTACCGGCTGGCTGATTCCCGGAATCCGGCGCTTGCCTCTCAGGGAGGCGATGATGATTTCTCTTTTGCCCTGCGGGGGATCTCTCGCTTTCGGGTCAGCGCCTATAAGCAAAGGGGCACTCTGGCAGCCGTGATCCGGGTGGTCACCTTTGACCTGCCCGAGCCTGCCAGCATCGGCATACCGGATAGTGTTCTTCGCCTTGCCGACCACACTAAAGGGCTGGTGCTGGTAACCGGCCCGGCAGGCAGCGGAAAATCCACCACGCTGGCCTGCCTCATTGACCGAATCAACAGCAGCCGCTCCAGCCATATCATCACGCTGGAAGATCCTTTGGAATATCTGCACCGCCACAACAAAAGCATTGTCAGCCAGCGGGAAATTTCCAGCGACACCGAAAGCTATGTGCGGGCGCTGCGGGCTTCTCTACGCCAATCCCCCGATGTGATTCTTCTGGGGGAAATGCGGGATTACGAAACCATCAACGTGGCCATGACCGCCGCTGAAACCGGCCACCTTGTGCTTTCCTCCCTGCATACTGTGGGGGCGGCCAACACAATCGACCGGGTTATCGATGCCTTCCCCCCCAATCAGCAGCATCAAATACGCATTCAGCTTTCCATGGTGTTGCAGGCGGTCATCTCCCAGCAGCTGATCCCCACCGCCGACAGGCGTGTGGTGCCGGCTTTTGAGATTATGGTGGTCAATTCCGCCATCCGCAATATGATCAGGGAATCCAAGATTCATCAGATCGATACAGTGATTCATTCCTCGGCTGGTCAGGGAATGGTCACCATGGATACCTCACTGCTGGAGCTTTATAAGCAGGGGCAAATCGATGCCCGCAATGCGGTGATTTACAGCACCAGCCCGGAGGTCATGCTCAAAAAGCTGGGGATATCCGCCGCACAGGCCGATGTCATTGTATAATAACCCCAAAGGGCTTATTAAACGTTCCATTTTTATGCCCGGCCCACGGCCATGGGCAATTATACCATAACGCTTCGCTTTTATGGTATAATAACCCCAAAGGGCTTATTATACGTTCCATTTTTATGCCCGGCCTACGACCATGGGCAATTATACCATAACGCTTCGCTTTTATGGTATAATAACCCCAAAGCGCTTATTATACGCTCCATTTTTATGCCCGGCCTACGGCCATGGGCAATTATATCCTAACGCTTCACGTTATGGTATACTCTAACCACCACACCACAAGGAGGCGGCACTTTTGAAGGTCGGACTGCATCATCTGGACGAAATTGATCATTCCTTGCTGAAATACGCTGTAGTTGTCAGCGAATATGAGGGCAAGTGGATATTTTGCAAACACAAGGAGCGAAGCACTTGGGAGCTTCCCGCCGGTCACAGGGAGCCGGGTGAGCCCATTCTGGAAACCGCAGGGCGGGAGCTTTATGAGGAAACCGGGGCTTTGGAA is a window from the Oscillospiraceae bacterium MB08-C2-2 genome containing:
- a CDS encoding transglutaminase-like domain-containing protein; translation: MTTTTLKTLSVATAVMLTVSSLGGLTGSAAAPYGGARALSAVQRGTVTIEEPPVPLADRSSTARYPSAPGTSTSGNSLVTIDSSNMGEGYVMIQYSGSASKVKVQITKAGRTTYTYDLNTGGKFEVFPLTNGDGSYTINVYENVYSNQYALGYGTTLEVTLNSSTLPFLYPSQYVNYNAQSNTVKKGAELAGSADSELALVSKIYNYCIQNITYDYNKAATIKSGYLPVVDTILSTGTGICFDYAAVMTAMLRSQNIPTQLHVGYVSGGIYHAWINTYITDVGWVNNIIYFDGKSWKMMDPTFASSGGQSSEIMAFIGNGTNYSVQYIY
- a CDS encoding type II secretion system F family protein; this translates as MENTQTAGTASSRTSLSPTELAAFCAQIAMILKSGIGISEGISIMLEDTKNPQGRIILTAVLGQVEAGRPLYQALEDTGSFPKYVVDMTEIGETTGRLDDVMDSLSAYYEREEAVARNIKNAVTYPLIMIGMMLLVIAVLLVKVMPIFNQVYRQLGSEMTGFSQGVLHLGAVVGQYAFVILGVLAVLVFGYILLRVTADGKRALARFRSGFFLTRKFYADIASGRFASAMAMALSSGLDVDQALDMVYRLVDNEYFQGKLDACRDYMKQGLTFSDALVKAEVFSGVYARMVTVGFKTGSVDVVMAKLAQRYEQEVDNRMNSVISILEPTLVAVLSIIVGLVLLSVMLPLMGIMSSIG
- a CDS encoding DUF4860 domain-containing protein codes for the protein MKVAPGKPSGHMIDILFTLALFCVFAASSLMVVLMGANIYRGTTQKMNSNFDTRTSITYVATKIRQNDQAGAVFVDQVGDTPALVLEQQVGDSRYQTWIYHWNGMLMEVFTAQGNAFEPASGQQILEVPVFEIQKEGSLLKFTSVDAQGLPVSLLIAPRTGAEEGANL
- a CDS encoding PilT/PilU family type 4a pilus ATPase, with translation MDILQLLQDAVEKNASDVFIVAGLPVTFKINGHMLPVDDTKLDPGATEELIRGIYRLADSRNPALASQGGDDDFSFALRGISRFRVSAYKQRGTLAAVIRVVTFDLPEPASIGIPDSVLRLADHTKGLVLVTGPAGSGKSTTLACLIDRINSSRSSHIITLEDPLEYLHRHNKSIVSQREISSDTESYVRALRASLRQSPDVILLGEMRDYETINVAMTAAETGHLVLSSLHTVGAANTIDRVIDAFPPNQQHQIRIQLSMVLQAVISQQLIPTADRRVVPAFEIMVVNSAIRNMIRESKIHQIDTVIHSSAGQGMVTMDTSLLELYKQGQIDARNAVIYSTSPEVMLKKLGISAAQADVIV